The region CCCAGCCGCTACTGCCAGTCTGACCGGCTGGTGCGTCTGGCCATCAAGGAGTTTGGTCACTTGTGGCGGGGTTACAGCCGGGTTCAAGCCATCCGCGACTGGGTGTTGAACCGCGTCACCTTCCAGCCGAACAGCTCCAACAGCAACACCACCGCGGTGGATACGCTGGTGGAAGAGGTTGGTGTCTGCCGCGACTTTGCCCACCTGATGATTGCACTTTGCCGGGCGGTGAACATTCCAGCGCGTTTTGCCACGGGCATCGACTATGGTGCATCCCCCATCCTGGGGCCAACCGACTTCCATGCCTATGTGGAGGTTTATCTGGATGGGCGCTGGTACATCTTTGATGCCTCAGGCGTGGCCATTCCCATGGGGTTTCTGCGCTTTGGTACCGGCCGGGATGCCGCCGATGCGGCCTTTGCCACCATCTTTGGTGATGTACAAGGCTCGGCCCCGGTGATCCAGATCGAAGCCGTTCCCAACCAGCAAGGTCTGCTGGTGGTGCCGCAGCATGTGCCTTACGCGCTGTCCACTGACGGGCCGTGAGCCCTAGGCCCATGGGCTTGACCAGCACGTTATACAGGCCCCCGCATCATGGAAAATTTTCCTATTGTCTGTGTAGGGGGCTCAGCAGGCGGGCTTGATGCCTACATCCGCCTGCTGAAATGCCTACCCGCCGACATGGGGGTAGCAATTGTGATCGTCAACCACATCACCATCATGCCGACCCAACTGCATGAGGTGTTGCCGCGTTTTACACCCATGCCGGTCGAACTGATCACTGAAAACCTGGTCATTGAGCCCAATCATGTGTTCATCATCCCGGCCAACCGGGATTTACATGTGGAAGACGGCGTGTTTCATCTGAAGCCGATTTCCAAGCCACGCGGCTGGCCCGACGTGATCACCGTTTTTTTGAAGTCACTCACCGCGTATTGGGGCGGCAAACTGATTGCGGTGATTGTCTCGGGCTATGACGGTGACGGTGCGGCCGCCCTGTGCGGCATCAAAGAGGTGGGGGGCATCACCATTGCACAAAAGCTGGAAACCGCCAGCCAGCCCGACATGCCCGAGAGCGCCATCAACACCGGCTGCATTGACTTTGTGCTGTCGCCAGAAGACATTGCCAAGGAAATTGTGCATATTGCGCGGAGTGAAGCCAAAGCCTCTTAAGGGTGGTTGTGTATGCAAGCGCACCGACCAAACGTCTGGCGCTGGCTAATCTGCGAGGCGAGTCTGAATCAGGCTCGTGATTGCATTTATTCACTTCATCCCAAAGGAAATCTCATGAACAAAGATCAAGTCAAAGGCCAGATCAAAAACATCGCTGGCAAGGTACAAGAAGCCACTGGCAAGTTGGTAGACAGTAAATCGCAGGAAGTTAAAGGCATCAAGCTGCAAGTGAAAGGCGAAGTCCAAAAGGGTTATGGCGATGTCAAAGAGGCGGTCAAAGATGCCCGTCATGCCGCGCACAACACCACGAAATCGCATGTTTGATACCCACTCACTTTCTCACTCACCACGCTAAGGAAATTTTCATGAACTATGTAGAACAAGACAATTACGGCATGTACGCAGTGTCTGACAGCAACGGACCAGGTCCACGACTGATGGGTGCTGACACCCTGATGGGCAACGACGTGTTCAACCGCCAGGATGAAGACCTGGGTGACATCAAGGAAATCATGCTCGATGTGGCCGCTGGCCGCATCAGTTATGCGGTGCTGTCGTTCGGCGGCCTCCTCGGTATGGGTGAAAAATTATTTGCCGTTCCTTGGGAAGCGTTGACTCTTGACACCGACAACAAACGCTTCATCCTGGATGTGGCCAAAGACCGGCTGGAGAGTGCCCCCGGCTTTGACAAGGACAACTGGCCCAACATGTCAGATCAAAACTGGGCCAAGGATGTCCACACCTACTACGGCACCACACCGCCCGAAGTGGTGATTCTTTGAGCGCTGACTAACGATCTTGTCGCAGTGCGCAGCACCAACACAGCGTTGGTGCCCCCAAAGGCAAACGAGTTGGACAACATGGTGCGCACGCCATCCTGACTGCGCGCTTCGTTGGGCACGTAATCCAGATCACATTCCGGGTCTGGTAACTGCAAATGCAAGGTGGGCAAAACCACCTGGTGCTGCATCGCCAGCAGTGACAAGGCACATTCCAGTGCCCCGGCCGCACCCAGCAAATGCCCATGCAGCGCCTTGGTGGCGCTGACCGGTATCTGGTAGGCCCGCTCACCAAAAACCGTCTTGATGGCAGCGGTCTCCACCGCGTCATTGGCCAGCGTGCCGGTGCCATGGGCGTTGATGGCATCCACTGCGGTCAGGTCAATTTCGGCGGAGTTCAGCGCCGCAGACATGGCGGCAGCTTGGCCCACCACGCTGGGCCGGGTGATGTGGCCGGCATCTGTCGTCAGCCCGTAGCCCAGCAGTTCACCCTGAATGCTTGCGCCGCGTGCCATGGCGCTGTCCCAGGCTTCCAGCACCAGCAGGGCGGCCCCTTCGCCCAACACCATGCCGCTGCGATTTTTAGAAAACGGTTTGCATGAGGTGGCCGGTGCATCGGCGTCCACGGTCGCCAGCGTGTGTAACGCCTCCCAGGCTTTCATGGAGCCAAAGGACAAGGGCGCTTCAGAGCCACCGGCAATCGCCATGTCAACCGCGCCACTGGCCACCCGCAGCCAGGCCTCACCGATGGCCACAGCAGACGACGAACAGGCGGTGGAATAGGTCAGGTTCGGGCCGGACAAGCCATGCTCAAGACCGATCCAGGCGGCGGGGGCGTTGTGCATGCCGGCCAACACGGTGAACGGTTTGATGCGGTCTGAGCCCTCTGCGTAAAGTGTTTTGTAGCCCTCGTCATTGCTCAGTGTGCCGCCCATGCCGGTGCCCACAAACACACCCACCCGGCTGCGGTCGACCTGGGCCCAGTCGATGTTGGCATGGGCCAGCGCCTGGTTGGCGGCAACCACGGCCAACTGGCTGACGCGATCCAGCATGCGTAATTTCAAAGGCTCAAAATGTGCAGCACCGTCAAACTGCGCCGTAGCCGCAATCGGGGCCAGCAGCCGTTGGGCAAATGGTGCGTTGATGCGGCCAATGCCTGAGCAGCCATCACGCGCGGCCTCAAACGCGGCTTGCGCACTGTTGCCAAGGGGCGAGACAACCCCTATGCCGGTGACAGCAACACGCCTCATACAGCGGGTAAAACAAGGTCAGCGATAGGGTCGGTCTGTATTTTGCTTTTGTGCTGAGCCACGATCAGCCCATCAATAAAACCAACCACATCACCGAGCGTGGTGAGCTGCACCGCATCCGGCGGCAACGTCACCCCAAACTCATCTTCAATATTGAACAGCAGCTCAGCCGTGCCGAGTGAGTCAATGCCCAACTCTTCCAGTGGCGCGTCAAGCACCAGCAGGTCGGGTGTGAACATGTAGTCCTTGATCAGAATGGTGCGCAAGCGCTCGAAGGTCGTTGTCATGGTGTGCTCCTGATGGTCATAGATCGTGTTTTTCCGCCCCATATCGCCGCGAGTGGCAAGAGCCCGGGCCAGACTCGAACCAGCGCCATCAGCGGCGCGGCCCATGCGGGGCGCATCGCCAGGTGCGCCAATACCGATGCCAGGCGCAGACGGCGCGCAAACTGCCGGTGCCAGTCTTTGGCATAAGCATGACTTACAGCGCGCTGCCATGTCACATCACGCAGAGTGGGTTGAACACCTGCGTCAATCAGGTGGGCACACAACAGCCATGCCGACTGAAAGGCCATGCTCATGCCTTCGCCAATGATCGGGTGCGCCTCGGCGGCCGCATTGCCAATACGAAAGACCGGGTCGTCTGCACGCAGGCGGATGCCCGTTGCCA is a window of Rhodoferax lithotrophicus DNA encoding:
- a CDS encoding transglutaminase-like domain-containing protein; amino-acid sequence: MIRLKFSIELNYSVSQPDADFIFSIHAAQTAHQSVVSEMLVINQPLLQSLYTDPTTHTRFLRIKANTGPLRVHYAATVDLHHYSEQPEKLGELPVAELPGYVLPFLYPSRYCQSDRLVRLAIKEFGHLWRGYSRVQAIRDWVLNRVTFQPNSSNSNTTAVDTLVEEVGVCRDFAHLMIALCRAVNIPARFATGIDYGASPILGPTDFHAYVEVYLDGRWYIFDASGVAIPMGFLRFGTGRDAADAAFATIFGDVQGSAPVIQIEAVPNQQGLLVVPQHVPYALSTDGP
- a CDS encoding chemotaxis protein CheB; protein product: MENFPIVCVGGSAGGLDAYIRLLKCLPADMGVAIVIVNHITIMPTQLHEVLPRFTPMPVELITENLVIEPNHVFIIPANRDLHVEDGVFHLKPISKPRGWPDVITVFLKSLTAYWGGKLIAVIVSGYDGDGAAALCGIKEVGGITIAQKLETASQPDMPESAINTGCIDFVLSPEDIAKEIVHIARSEAKAS
- a CDS encoding CsbD family protein, which produces MNKDQVKGQIKNIAGKVQEATGKLVDSKSQEVKGIKLQVKGEVQKGYGDVKEAVKDARHAAHNTTKSHV
- a CDS encoding PRC-barrel domain-containing protein — encoded protein: MNYVEQDNYGMYAVSDSNGPGPRLMGADTLMGNDVFNRQDEDLGDIKEIMLDVAAGRISYAVLSFGGLLGMGEKLFAVPWEALTLDTDNKRFILDVAKDRLESAPGFDKDNWPNMSDQNWAKDVHTYYGTTPPEVVIL
- a CDS encoding beta-ketoacyl-[acyl-carrier-protein] synthase family protein, with the protein product MRRVAVTGIGVVSPLGNSAQAAFEAARDGCSGIGRINAPFAQRLLAPIAATAQFDGAAHFEPLKLRMLDRVSQLAVVAANQALAHANIDWAQVDRSRVGVFVGTGMGGTLSNDEGYKTLYAEGSDRIKPFTVLAGMHNAPAAWIGLEHGLSGPNLTYSTACSSSAVAIGEAWLRVASGAVDMAIAGGSEAPLSFGSMKAWEALHTLATVDADAPATSCKPFSKNRSGMVLGEGAALLVLEAWDSAMARGASIQGELLGYGLTTDAGHITRPSVVGQAAAMSAALNSAEIDLTAVDAINAHGTGTLANDAVETAAIKTVFGERAYQIPVSATKALHGHLLGAAGALECALSLLAMQHQVVLPTLHLQLPDPECDLDYVPNEARSQDGVRTMLSNSFAFGGTNAVLVLRTATRSLVSAQRITTSGGVVP
- a CDS encoding acyl carrier protein, coding for MTTTFERLRTILIKDYMFTPDLLVLDAPLEELGIDSLGTAELLFNIEDEFGVTLPPDAVQLTTLGDVVGFIDGLIVAQHKSKIQTDPIADLVLPAV